In Halobaculum sp. XH14, a single genomic region encodes these proteins:
- the psmA gene encoding archaeal proteasome endopeptidase complex subunit alpha: MKGNDQQAYDRGTSLFSPDGRIYQVEYAREAVSRGAPSVGVRTADGVVLAAQARASSTLMESESIEKLHKLDDHVGTASAGHVADARQLIDYARRMAQGNRLRYGESVGVETLTKHVTDHIQENTQRGGTRPYGAALLVGGVENGRARLFGADPSGTPHEWKATAIGGSRSEIQEVLEEGWTDQLSLDGGIDLALRALLTADDELEAGDLSIATITAADGYRALSTDDIEDLVGGIDVESADDEEE; encoded by the coding sequence ATGAAGGGCAACGACCAGCAGGCGTACGACCGCGGGACGTCCCTGTTCTCGCCCGACGGCCGGATCTATCAGGTGGAGTACGCACGCGAGGCGGTCTCGCGGGGCGCACCATCCGTGGGCGTTCGGACGGCCGACGGCGTCGTCCTCGCGGCCCAGGCGCGGGCCTCCTCGACGCTGATGGAGTCCGAGTCCATCGAGAAGCTCCACAAGCTCGACGACCACGTCGGCACCGCGAGCGCGGGCCACGTCGCCGACGCCCGTCAGCTCATCGACTACGCTCGGCGGATGGCACAGGGCAACCGCCTCCGCTACGGCGAATCGGTGGGCGTCGAGACGCTGACCAAGCACGTCACCGACCACATCCAGGAGAACACCCAGCGGGGCGGCACGCGCCCGTACGGCGCGGCGCTGCTCGTCGGCGGCGTCGAGAACGGGCGCGCACGCCTGTTCGGCGCGGACCCGTCGGGGACGCCCCACGAGTGGAAGGCGACCGCCATCGGCGGCTCGCGCAGCGAGATCCAGGAGGTGCTCGAGGAGGGCTGGACCGACCAGCTCTCGCTCGATGGCGGCATCGACCTCGCGCTCCGCGCGCTGCTCACGGCCGATGACGAACTCGAAGCCGGCGACCTGAGCATCGCCACCATCACCGCGGCGGACGGCTATCGGGCGCTCTCGACCGACGACATCGAGGACCTGGTCGGCGGGATCGACGTCGAATCCGCCGACGACGAGGAAGAGTAG
- a CDS encoding MOSC domain-containing protein, which translates to MSLATLDRLRVFPIKSLDGVDVDATRLGDAGGLAGDREFAIVDGEYVNGKRERAIHRVSAAYDLDARTVSLAAPGTDDGAFHLDGDREGIERWLGEFLGYDVSLVAERPGGYPDDTEAAGPTVISTATLRAVASWFDGIDADGMRRRLRANVELGADDPFVEDRLFGSRGEHVAFTVGGTRLEGVNPCQRCVVPSRDPDTGEERPGFRKRFVERRRETLPEWSDGDRFDHPFRVMVNTTVPESARGEPLRVGDEVAVQGTVAIEA; encoded by the coding sequence ATGTCCCTCGCGACGCTCGACCGACTCCGCGTGTTCCCGATCAAGTCGCTCGACGGGGTCGACGTGGACGCCACACGACTCGGCGACGCCGGTGGTCTCGCCGGCGACCGGGAGTTCGCCATCGTCGACGGCGAGTACGTCAACGGGAAACGGGAGCGGGCCATCCACCGCGTCTCGGCCGCCTACGACCTCGACGCTCGCACGGTCTCGCTCGCCGCGCCCGGAACGGACGACGGCGCGTTCCACCTGGACGGGGACCGCGAGGGGATCGAACGCTGGCTCGGCGAGTTCCTCGGCTACGACGTCTCGCTCGTCGCGGAGCGGCCGGGCGGCTACCCGGACGACACCGAGGCGGCGGGGCCGACCGTGATCTCGACCGCCACGCTTCGGGCGGTCGCGTCCTGGTTCGACGGCATCGACGCGGACGGCATGCGGCGTCGGCTCAGGGCGAACGTCGAACTCGGGGCCGACGACCCGTTCGTCGAGGACCGGCTGTTCGGCTCGCGGGGCGAACACGTGGCCTTCACCGTCGGCGGGACGCGACTGGAGGGCGTCAACCCCTGTCAGCGATGCGTCGTCCCGTCGCGGGACCCCGACACCGGCGAGGAGCGTCCCGGGTTCAGGAAGCGGTTCGTCGAGCGACGGCGCGAGACGCTCCCGGAGTGGAGCGACGGCGACCGGTTCGACCACCCGTTCCGGGTGATGGTGAACACGACGGTCCCGGAGTCCGCCCGGGGTGAACCTCTCCGCGTCGGCGACGAGGTGGCGGTGCAGGGGACGGTCGCCATCGAGGCGTAA
- a CDS encoding creatininase family protein: protein MSSRTSVLLEELSWTEVESALEDGSRTAVVAVGSVEQHGPHLPLVMDTLAGDELARRIAAELGDALAAPTIRPGCSGHHMEFPGTITVPAETLMDTIRAYCRSLDEHGFEHVALVPSHGGNFAPVNTVAPELAREVDANVIAVADLHELMSLQNEGLREAGLDEEPVIHAGAAETAIVMAVEEGLVRTDRLEPGHEGEVSTARLLSEGFESITETGVLGDPREATAEAGELILERVTGAYVDLIESERDAV, encoded by the coding sequence ATGTCTTCTCGCACGTCGGTCCTGCTCGAGGAGCTGAGCTGGACGGAAGTCGAGTCGGCGCTCGAGGACGGCAGCCGGACCGCGGTCGTCGCCGTCGGCTCCGTCGAACAGCACGGGCCGCACCTGCCGCTCGTGATGGACACGCTCGCCGGCGACGAACTCGCGAGACGCATCGCGGCGGAACTGGGCGACGCGCTCGCGGCACCGACCATCAGACCCGGCTGCTCGGGCCACCACATGGAGTTCCCCGGCACGATCACGGTCCCCGCCGAGACGCTGATGGACACCATCCGCGCGTACTGCCGGTCGCTGGACGAACACGGCTTCGAGCACGTCGCGCTCGTTCCGAGCCACGGCGGCAACTTCGCGCCGGTCAACACCGTCGCGCCCGAACTCGCCCGCGAGGTCGACGCGAACGTGATCGCGGTCGCCGACCTCCACGAACTCATGTCGCTACAGAACGAGGGGCTGCGCGAGGCGGGGCTCGACGAGGAGCCCGTGATCCACGCGGGCGCGGCCGAGACGGCGATCGTCATGGCCGTCGAGGAGGGGCTCGTCCGGACGGATCGCCTGGAACCCGGACACGAGGGGGAGGTGAGCACCGCCCGGCTGCTCAGCGAGGGGTTCGAATCGATCACGGAAACCGGCGTCCTCGGCGACCCGCGGGAGGCGACCGCGGAGGCCGGCGAGCTGATTTTGGAGCGGGTCACCGGGGCGTACGTCGACCTCATCGAGTCCGAGCGGGACGCGGTCTGA
- a CDS encoding BolA family protein — protein MDADDVEAAIEAGIEDAEATVTTPRAPDPDHEDQHFAAVVVSPAFAGESLVQQHQLVYDAVGDAMTRDVHALEIKTYTPEEYEERADGS, from the coding sequence ATGGACGCCGACGACGTCGAAGCGGCGATCGAGGCCGGCATCGAGGACGCGGAGGCGACGGTGACGACGCCGCGCGCGCCGGATCCCGACCACGAGGACCAGCACTTCGCCGCGGTCGTCGTCTCGCCCGCCTTCGCGGGGGAGTCGCTCGTCCAGCAGCACCAGCTCGTCTACGACGCGGTCGGCGACGCGATGACGCGGGACGTCCACGCCCTGGAGATCAAGACGTACACGCCCGAGGAGTACGAGGAGCGGGCGGACGGCAGCTGA
- a CDS encoding helix-turn-helix domain-containing protein, producing the protein MQAQIRSESMGDVEPTMQRVPRELSSPRAKLVYLYLATHGAVTETELLEGLDMKRISLYAILKTLRTNGLVAREGDRYVLE; encoded by the coding sequence ATGCAGGCGCAGATCCGATCCGAGTCGATGGGTGACGTCGAGCCGACGATGCAGCGCGTGCCACGCGAGCTCTCCTCGCCGCGCGCGAAACTGGTCTACCTGTATCTGGCGACCCACGGCGCGGTCACCGAGACGGAGCTCCTGGAGGGACTGGACATGAAACGCATCTCGCTGTACGCCATTCTGAAGACGCTCCGGACGAACGGGCTGGTCGCACGCGAGGGTGACCGCTACGTCCTCGAATAA